A stretch of Cicer arietinum cultivar CDC Frontier isolate Library 1 chromosome 5, Cicar.CDCFrontier_v2.0, whole genome shotgun sequence DNA encodes these proteins:
- the LOC101515327 gene encoding beta-1,3-galactosyltransferase 7 isoform X2 produces MKTRASTKISAKWIPIFSLFSFILGMLITTRMWEQPESNGVIISKHQRDQELQVVSEDCATKKKQEKPKDEMNELYKTHEAIQALDKQVSMLQMELAAARSSRENNSNGSATTSGKGASKKKAFIVIGINTAFSSRKRRDSVRETWMPQGEQLLQLEREKGIVIRFMIGHSATSNSILDRAIDSEEAQHKDFLRLQHVEGYHELSAKTKIFFSTAVALWDADFYVKVDDDVHVNLGVLAATLARHRLKPRVYIGCMKSGPVLSRKDVKYHEPEFWKFGEEGNKYFRHATGQIYAISKDLATYISINQPILHKYANEDVSLGSWFIGLEVEHIDDRSMCCGTPPDCEWKAQAGNICVASFDWSCSGICKSVEKIKYVHSKCGEGDGAVWSALF; encoded by the exons ATGAAGACTCGCGCCTCTACCAAAATCTCTGCAAAATGGATTCcaattttctctctcttttcctTCATTCTTGGCATGCTCATCACAACCAg GATGTGGGAGCAACCTGAATCAAATGGTGTGATAATTTCTAAGCATCAGCGAGATCAAGAACTTCAAGTGGTTTCAGAGGATTGTGCTACCAAAAAG AAGCAGGAAAAGCCTAAGGATGAGATGAATGAATTGTACAAAACACATGAAGCTATTCA AGCCCTAGACAAGCAAGTTTCTATGCTGCAGATGGAATTAGCAGCAGCTAGAAGTTCTCGCGAAAACAACTCGAATGGCTCGGCCACCACTTCCGGCAAAGGTGCTTCCAAGAAGAAGGCATTTATAGTGATAGGTATAAACACAGCTTTCAGTAGCAGAAAGCGGCGTGATTCGGTTAGAGAAACTTGGATGCCTCAAG GTGAACAACTTCTTCAATTGGAACGGGAGAAGGGAATTGTTATCAGATTCATGATTGGCCATAG TGCAACTTCCAACAGCATTCTAGATCGAGCCATTGATTCAGAAGAAGCGCAGCACAAAGACTTCCTTCGGCTG CAACATGTTGAAGGGTATCATGAGCTTTCTGCAAAGACAAAGATTTTCTTTTCTACTGCGGTCGCATTATGGGATGCTGATTTCTATGTCAAAGTGGATGATGATGTTCATGTCAATTTAG GTGTCCTAGCAGCAACCCTTGCTCGTCATCGTTTAAAACCTAGAGTCTACATCGGGTGTATGAAATCTGGACCTGTTCTTTCTCGAAA GGATGTCAAGTACCATGAACCCGAGTTTTGGAAGTTTGGAGAAGAGGGGAACAAATACTTTCGACATGCAACCGGACAAATATATGCAATCTCTAAGGATTTGGCTACTTACATTTCCATTAACCA ACCGATTTTACATAAATATGCTAATGAAGACGTCTCACTTGGTTCATGGTTCATTGGTCTTGAAGTTGAGCATATCGATGACCGCAGTATGTGCTGTGGAACCCCTCCAG ATTGTGAGTGGAAGGCACAGGCAGGTAACATATGTGTTGCATCGTTCGATTGGAGCTGCAGTGGAATCTGTAAATCGGTGGAGAAGATTAAATATGTGCACTCAAAATGTGGTGAAGGAGATGGAGCCGTTTGGAGTGctttattctaa
- the ARF24 gene encoding auxin response factor 17 — translation MNRQVLPPMPTKASNLDPKIWRAIAGAAVQIPTVNSRVYYFPQGHMDQASSPPNNLSPLLLSRPFILCTVSTVHFLADPNTDEVFAKLFLQPLNDFTAAFPRLPNRDVDDGDRISSFAKILTPSDANNGGGFSVPRFCADSIFPPLDFSMEPPFQPLHITDVHGTTWEFRHIYRGTPRRHLLTTGWSRFVNGKKLVAGDSVVFMKNTRGKMFVGIRRAVRLVQPRTGTDSPRLCLPMCGVRNRVDDEEEKQQKEEEEKCKEGFSRNGKGKLSPKLVSEAAELAAQGMPFEVVYYPKAGWSDFVVRAEVVDDAMGVMWSPGMRIKMAVETDDSSRTTWFQGVVSSLSVPDNGPWRGSPWRMLHITWDEPEVLQTSKWVSPWQVELLSTTSSLHTAFPSLKRLRGGSGVLIDREGDPFSMTAFTHSTMGQLNQALLSYGTFPAGMQGARHDLFSSISSFSNFTGDNSRLCMGNSFGNNTVPGLKSLSTELNVGSSRSDDLSPESQSSLPSFGTDFLRNHNCNSMKPGSVSFQLFGAVIQTEQPVESGSRGTSCTGDDSSKGCNETEGINNSLEDSLTYSKLLDRMDGQCQIASTVEACYL, via the exons ATGAACCGCCAAGTGTTACCGCCGATGCCGACGAAAGCTAGCAATCTCGACCCTAAAATCTGGAGAGCAATCGCCGGCGCCGCCGTTCAAATCCCAACTGTTAATTCTAGGGTTTACTATTTCCCTCAGGGACACATGGACCAAGCTTCTTCACCTCCTAACAATCTTTCTCCTCTTCTTCTCTCCAGGCCGTTTATTCTTTGTACCGTCTCCACCGTTCATTTCCTCGCCGATCCGAACACGGATGAGGTTTTCGCGAAGCTCTTTCTTCAACCTCTTAATGATTTCACTGCTGCTTTTCCTCGACTTCCTAACCGCGACGTTGATGACGGTGACAGAATCTCTTCGTTTGCGAAGATTCTTACTCCTTCTGATGCTAATAACGGTGGTGGATTTTCCGTTCCGAGGTTTTGCGCTGATTCTATTTTCCCGCCTCTTGATTTTAGTATGGAGCCTCCGTTTCAACCGCTTCATATCACCGACGTTCATGGTACGACGTGGGAATTTCGCCACATTTACCGTGGTACGCCGAGGAGGCATTTACTTACTACCGGATGGAGTAGGTTTGTTAACGGAAAGAAGCTCGTCGCCGGTGATTCGGTTGTTTTTATGAAGAACACTAGGGGGAAAATGTTCGTTGGAATCCGCCGTGCCGTCCGATTGGTTCAGCCTCGAACTGGCACCGACTCGCCTAGGTTGTGTCTCCCAATGTGCGGGGTGAGAAACAGGGTGGATGACGAGGAGGAGAAGCAGCAGAAGGAGGAGGAGGAGAAGTGCAAAGAGGGGTTTTCAAGGAATGGAAAGGGGAAATTGTCGCCGAAGTTGGTTTCGGAGGCGGCGGAATTGGCGGCACAGGGAATGCCGTTTGAAGTTGTGTATTATCCGAAAGCCGGGTGGTCGGATTTTGTGGTGAGAGCTGAGGTTGTGGATGATGCAATGGGTGTTATGTGGTCTCCTGGAATGAGAATCAAAATGGCTGTGGAGACTGATGATTCGTCAAGGACTACATGGTTTCAGGGTGTAGTCTCCTCTCTCTCTGTTCCTGATAATGGCCCTTGGCGTGGTTCCCCTTGGCGTATGCTTCAT ATTACATGGGACGAACCTGAAGTGTTGCAAACATCCAAGTGGGTCAGCCCTTGGCAGGTCGAACTTCTTTCTACTACATCTTCACTTCATACTGCATTTCCCTCCTTAAAAAGGCTTAGAGGGGGATCTGGAGTGTTAATTGATAGAGAGGGAGACCCCTTTTCTATGACAGCATTCACTCATTCAACAATGGGACAATTGAACCAAGCATTGTTGAGTTATGGTACTTTTCCTGCTGGCATGCAGGGAGCCAGGCATGATCTATTTTCTTCTATTTCAAGTTTTTCCAACTTTACGGGTGATAACTCCCGTTTGTGTATGGGTAACTCCTTTGGCAACAACACGGTGCCGGGGTTGAAATCGTTGTCAACTGAGCTAAATGTTGGCAGTTCTCGATCTGATGATTTGTCGCCAGAGAGTCAGAGTAGTTTGCCTTCCTTTGGCACTGACTTTTTGCGGAACCATAATTGCAATTCAATGAAACCCGGGTCTGTATCGTTTCAGCTATTTGGCGCAGTCATTCAGACTGAACAGCCCGTTGAAAGTGGTTCGCGTGGTACAAGTTGCACAGGAGATGATAGCAGCAAAGGCTGCAATGAAACTGAAGGCATTAACAACTCTCTTGAGGATTCTTTGACTTACTCAAAATTGCTTGACAGGATGGATGGCCAGTGCCAAATAGCCTCAACAGTCGAGGCATGTTATTTGTGA
- the LOC101515327 gene encoding beta-1,3-galactosyltransferase 7 isoform X1 encodes MKTRASTKISAKWIPIFSLFSFILGMLITTSRMWEQPESNGVIISKHQRDQELQVVSEDCATKKKQEKPKDEMNELYKTHEAIQALDKQVSMLQMELAAARSSRENNSNGSATTSGKGASKKKAFIVIGINTAFSSRKRRDSVRETWMPQGEQLLQLEREKGIVIRFMIGHSATSNSILDRAIDSEEAQHKDFLRLQHVEGYHELSAKTKIFFSTAVALWDADFYVKVDDDVHVNLGVLAATLARHRLKPRVYIGCMKSGPVLSRKDVKYHEPEFWKFGEEGNKYFRHATGQIYAISKDLATYISINQPILHKYANEDVSLGSWFIGLEVEHIDDRSMCCGTPPDCEWKAQAGNICVASFDWSCSGICKSVEKIKYVHSKCGEGDGAVWSALF; translated from the exons ATGAAGACTCGCGCCTCTACCAAAATCTCTGCAAAATGGATTCcaattttctctctcttttcctTCATTCTTGGCATGCTCATCACAACCAg TAGGATGTGGGAGCAACCTGAATCAAATGGTGTGATAATTTCTAAGCATCAGCGAGATCAAGAACTTCAAGTGGTTTCAGAGGATTGTGCTACCAAAAAG AAGCAGGAAAAGCCTAAGGATGAGATGAATGAATTGTACAAAACACATGAAGCTATTCA AGCCCTAGACAAGCAAGTTTCTATGCTGCAGATGGAATTAGCAGCAGCTAGAAGTTCTCGCGAAAACAACTCGAATGGCTCGGCCACCACTTCCGGCAAAGGTGCTTCCAAGAAGAAGGCATTTATAGTGATAGGTATAAACACAGCTTTCAGTAGCAGAAAGCGGCGTGATTCGGTTAGAGAAACTTGGATGCCTCAAG GTGAACAACTTCTTCAATTGGAACGGGAGAAGGGAATTGTTATCAGATTCATGATTGGCCATAG TGCAACTTCCAACAGCATTCTAGATCGAGCCATTGATTCAGAAGAAGCGCAGCACAAAGACTTCCTTCGGCTG CAACATGTTGAAGGGTATCATGAGCTTTCTGCAAAGACAAAGATTTTCTTTTCTACTGCGGTCGCATTATGGGATGCTGATTTCTATGTCAAAGTGGATGATGATGTTCATGTCAATTTAG GTGTCCTAGCAGCAACCCTTGCTCGTCATCGTTTAAAACCTAGAGTCTACATCGGGTGTATGAAATCTGGACCTGTTCTTTCTCGAAA GGATGTCAAGTACCATGAACCCGAGTTTTGGAAGTTTGGAGAAGAGGGGAACAAATACTTTCGACATGCAACCGGACAAATATATGCAATCTCTAAGGATTTGGCTACTTACATTTCCATTAACCA ACCGATTTTACATAAATATGCTAATGAAGACGTCTCACTTGGTTCATGGTTCATTGGTCTTGAAGTTGAGCATATCGATGACCGCAGTATGTGCTGTGGAACCCCTCCAG ATTGTGAGTGGAAGGCACAGGCAGGTAACATATGTGTTGCATCGTTCGATTGGAGCTGCAGTGGAATCTGTAAATCGGTGGAGAAGATTAAATATGTGCACTCAAAATGTGGTGAAGGAGATGGAGCCGTTTGGAGTGctttattctaa
- the LOC101488292 gene encoding vacuolar protein sorting-associated protein 9A-like has translation MENADVFLGLHDFLERMRQPAAADFVKAIKSFIVSFSNNGPDPDRDSSAVQDFLANMEAAFKAHPLWSGCSEDELESAGEGLEKYVMTKLFARVFASVPDDVKLDDQLSEKMSLIQQFIRPENLDIKPTFQNETSWLLAQKELQKINMYKAPRDKLICILNCCKVIGNLLLNASVASKDSPPGADEFLPVLIYVTIKANPPQLHSNLLYIQRFRRDSRLVGEASYYFTNMLSAESFISNIDAKAISMDETEFERNMEFARALLSGLSVDTQDPNSPYQNYGQHPRADRNKALNDNKDPALRTPPSVAKLESKKVTFADESLITKVPSLSDLENKGASMIIKEDKLNDVFRDCPYLFASAGDLTIDDVEDLLNNYKQLVFKYVCLSKGLGINSTSHLPSNPQSNAQDHSEALFKGLAVASSHHLPSNSQNNAQDHSDTTIDSSDGGPVASNDKSEKSRDTLEDNSVPEEKKSDSSLPQNEAVAQLEAVAPEDGALS, from the exons ATGGAAAACGCCGACGTGTTTTTGGGTTTACACGACTTCCTCGAGCGCATGCGCCAACCCGCCGCCGCCGATTTCGTCAAAGCAATCAAAAG TTTCATAGTTTCGTTTTCAAATAATGGTCCCGATCCTGATAGAGACAGTAGCGCCGTACAAGACTTCCTTGCCAATATGGAAGCTGCTTTCAAAGCTCATCCACTTTGGTCCGGTTGCTCTGAGGACGAGCTTGAAAGTGCTGGTGAA GGTCTTGAGAAGTATGTCATGACGAAGTTGTTTGCCCGTGTATTTGCTTCAGTTCCTGATGATGTAAAACTTGATGACCAACTTTCAGAGAAGATGTCTCTGATTCAACAGTTTATTCGACCAGAAAATTTGGACATCAAGCCAACATTTCAGAATGAAACATCATGGTTG CTTGCACAGAAAGAATTACAAAAGATCAACATGTACAAGGCACCCAGAGACAAACTTATCTGTATCCTAAACTGTTGCAAGGTTATTGGCAACTTGCTGCTTAATGCTTCTGTTGCTTCCAAAGATAGTCCTCCTGGAGCTGATGAATTTCTTCCTGTGCTAATTTATGTTACCATAAAG GCAAACCCTCCTCAACTGCACTCAAATCTACTGTACATACAAAGGTTTAGACGTGATTCTCGTTTGGTTGGGGAAGCATCGTATTATTTTACAAACATGCTTTCTGCTGaatccttcatctcaaacattgATGCAAAAGCCATTTCAATGGATGAAACCGAGTTTGAGAGAAACATGGAATTTGCTCGTGCTCTTCTTTCAGGGCTTTCAGTTGATACGCAAGATCCCAATTCACCTTATCAAAATTATGGACAGCATCCAAGAGCAGACAGAAATAAAGCTTTGAATGACAATAAGGACCCTGCACTACGAACTCCACCATCTGTTGCAAAATTAGAAAGTAAGAAAGTGACTTTTGCAGATGAATCATTGATAACAAAAGTTCCATCCCTCTCAGATTTGGAGAATAAAGGGGCAAGTATGATAATAAAGGAGGATAAGTTGAATGATGTTTTCAGGGATTGTCCATACTTGTTTGCTAGTGCTGGTGATCTAACAATAGATGACGTCGAAGACCTGCTAAATAATTACAAACAATTAGTTTTCAAGTATGTGTGTCTTTCCAAAGGGTTAGGTATCAATTCTACATCTCATCTTCCATCCAATCCTCAAAGTAATGCTCAGGACCATTCTGAAGCCCTTTTCAAAGGGTTAGCCGTTGCTTCTTCACATCATCTTCCATCCAATTCTCAGAATAATGCTCAGGACCATTCTGACACCACAATAGATTCTTCAGACGGTGGACCTGTAGCTTCCAATGACAAATCAGAAAAATCTAGAGATACATTAGAAGATAACTCAGTTCCTGAGGAGAAAAAAAGTGATTCAAGTTTGCCACAAAATGAAGCAGTTGCACAGCTAGAGGCAGTTGCACCAGAGGATGGTGCCCTCTCGTGA